In Marinitoga sp. 1197, the following proteins share a genomic window:
- a CDS encoding DUF4382 domain-containing protein, with product MKKIAYILLVLLILSFSLISCVANVNEDADVVNSTVKVLLTDRPVSEVDSLWVYIKDFTYTYETIDGETVTSTPISIEKEYDILSLAGTETTLFNFEIPENSTLVNLKMTVKDATVTIAGEDHSVILMKSDILIPNVDINIGEGGELVLDFDVVRSLHQMGNNDIYKLSPVLKPTFRRGNANDLYLVKGNITDNSTPVSKAIVTISDDSTLLRITFSDKNGNFHLGKYKNGNYTINVYTNINLPDEDVDLDFSLYTPDATKIITIDNSDLDLNIDISKQN from the coding sequence ATGAAGAAGATAGCATATATTTTACTAGTATTATTGATTTTGAGTTTTTCATTGATTAGTTGTGTAGCAAACGTAAACGAAGATGCAGATGTAGTAAATTCAACAGTAAAGGTTCTTTTAACAGATAGGCCAGTAAGTGAAGTTGATAGTTTATGGGTTTATATTAAAGATTTCACCTATACTTATGAAACTATAGACGGTGAAACTGTAACTTCAACCCCTATTTCTATTGAAAAAGAATATGATATTCTAAGTTTAGCAGGAACAGAAACAACCCTATTTAACTTTGAAATACCCGAAAACTCTACTCTCGTAAACTTAAAAATGACGGTTAAAGATGCAACAGTTACGATAGCAGGGGAAGATCATTCCGTTATTCTTATGAAATCAGATATCTTAATACCAAATGTGGATATAAATATTGGAGAAGGCGGAGAATTGGTATTGGATTTTGACGTTGTGAGATCTTTACACCAAATGGGTAATAACGATATATATAAACTTTCGCCCGTATTAAAACCAACTTTCAGAAGAGGAAATGCCAATGATCTATACTTAGTCAAAGGAAACATCACTGACAATTCAACCCCTGTTTCAAAAGCTATTGTTACTATAAGCGATGATTCAACATTATTAAGAATAACTTTTTCAGACAAAAATGGAAACTTTCATCTTGGAAAATATAAAAATGGAAATTATACGATAAATGTCTATACAAACATTAACTTACCAGATGAAGATGTTGATTTAGATTTCAGCTTATATACACCAGATGCAACAAAAATTATTACTATAGACAATTCTGATTTGGATTTAAATATTGATATAAGTAAGCAAAATTGA
- a CDS encoding aspartate aminotransferase family protein: MILKLYDYFNLQIANAKGVYIYSEKGEKYLDSFAGIGVLSFGHSNDSLIHIMQKKMERYMHISNFFLDEDAEYVARKLVHFTRKEGTVFFTNSGAEATEAALKAIKKISTNKKNKIIYFKNGFHGRTLGALSINGFEKLKTPFRPLLPHCKEFIFNDIGGFDDYMKYHGNEVVAVFVEPIQGSGGVLPLTDEFAEILNKHHKEKKFILVCDEIQAGLGRTGKIFSYEHFNLNPDIITVGKSLGGGLPLGATIFLNEAIDILKPGDHGSTFAPNPIALAGAKYILENIPTLLTDISKKGQYIIKKIEDIDSLKIVDIRGKGLMIGIELDDSYPNLRDKAFQKGLLLNVISNNTVIRLLPALNISYNEIDEIIKILEELL; this comes from the coding sequence ATGATTTTAAAATTATATGATTATTTTAATTTACAAATTGCTAATGCTAAGGGTGTATATATTTATTCAGAAAAAGGTGAAAAATATTTGGATTCATTTGCAGGAATTGGTGTATTATCTTTTGGTCATTCAAATGATAGTTTAATTCATATAATGCAAAAAAAAATGGAAAGATATATGCATATATCCAATTTCTTTTTGGATGAAGATGCTGAATATGTTGCTCGGAAATTAGTTCATTTTACTAGAAAGGAAGGAACAGTATTCTTTACAAATTCTGGTGCTGAAGCAACTGAAGCAGCATTAAAAGCCATTAAAAAAATATCAACAAATAAAAAAAATAAAATTATATATTTCAAAAATGGATTTCATGGAAGAACATTAGGCGCTTTATCTATAAATGGCTTTGAAAAATTAAAAACCCCTTTTAGACCTCTTTTGCCTCATTGTAAAGAATTTATTTTCAATGATATTGGTGGTTTTGATGATTACATGAAATATCATGGCAATGAAGTTGTAGCGGTTTTTGTAGAACCTATTCAGGGTTCTGGAGGAGTTCTTCCTTTAACAGATGAATTTGCTGAAATATTAAATAAACATCATAAAGAAAAAAAATTTATTCTTGTTTGTGATGAAATTCAGGCTGGTCTTGGAAGAACGGGAAAAATTTTTTCGTATGAACATTTTAATTTGAATCCTGATATAATTACAGTAGGAAAATCATTAGGTGGTGGATTACCATTAGGAGCGACAATATTTTTGAATGAAGCTATAGATATTTTAAAACCTGGTGATCATGGTTCTACATTTGCTCCTAACCCAATAGCTTTAGCTGGAGCTAAATATATATTGGAAAATATTCCAACGTTACTAACAGATATATCTAAAAAAGGACAATATATTATCAAAAAAATCGAAGATATTGATTCATTAAAAATAGTTGATATAAGAGGGAAAGGGTTAATGATTGGAATTGAATTAGATGATTCGTATCCAAATTTAAGAGATAAAGCTTTTCAAAAAGGATTATTGCTAAATGTTATTTCTAATAATACAGTAATTAGATTATTACCAGCGTTAAACATTTCTTATAATGAAATAGACGAAATTATTAAAATATTGGAGGAATTATTATGA
- a CDS encoding amidohydrolase yields the protein MISPVELRHILHQNPELGFEEFETTKILEKNIIDLSKQYNTKIEILKPLSTGLVVKYTPLKNNNYILFRADIDALPIKEKNEIKFKSKNNFMHACGHDIHMSILYGLIEYVLKNNIQKNLLFLFQPAEEGGGGAKKILESGIFNKFNISKAYALHVTDEYEKGTIATSKGVLFASAVEIDIEFFGKNAHIAFPQDGKNALNAMRIFLDSIEKIPKNPTSPLLFGIGKIQSGEVRNVIPSYAKIEGSIRSLNLDYTESYINKLNKILKSIENFTEVKYEITMGSRYKEVVNDEYLYNEFIEKINNEYQIINCGYKMTGEDFGFIAEKYPSLMFWLGTKVDKKFGLHSPYFLPDDSIINIGIEIFKKILK from the coding sequence ATGATATCTCCTGTTGAATTAAGACATATATTACATCAAAATCCTGAATTAGGATTTGAAGAATTTGAAACAACAAAAATTTTAGAAAAAAATATAATAGATTTATCAAAACAATATAATACAAAAATTGAAATATTAAAACCTCTAAGCACAGGGTTAGTTGTAAAATATACACCTTTAAAAAATAATAATTATATTTTATTCAGAGCAGATATCGATGCGTTGCCAATAAAAGAAAAAAATGAAATTAAATTTAAATCAAAAAATAATTTTATGCATGCATGCGGTCATGATATTCATATGTCCATTTTATATGGTCTTATAGAATACGTTTTAAAAAATAATATACAAAAAAATCTTTTATTTTTATTCCAACCTGCTGAAGAAGGTGGTGGAGGAGCAAAAAAAATATTGGAGTCTGGTATTTTCAATAAATTTAATATTTCCAAAGCTTATGCTCTCCATGTTACAGATGAATATGAAAAAGGAACAATAGCTACATCGAAAGGGGTTTTGTTTGCCTCTGCTGTTGAAATAGATATAGAATTTTTTGGGAAAAATGCACATATAGCCTTTCCACAAGATGGAAAAAATGCATTAAATGCAATGAGAATATTTTTAGATTCTATAGAAAAAATTCCAAAAAATCCAACTTCACCTTTACTATTCGGGATTGGCAAGATTCAATCAGGGGAAGTTCGAAATGTAATACCATCATATGCAAAAATTGAAGGAAGTATTAGATCTTTAAATCTTGATTATACAGAAAGTTATATTAATAAATTGAATAAAATATTAAAATCAATAGAGAATTTTACAGAAGTAAAATATGAAATTACAATGGGATCTAGATATAAAGAAGTAGTTAATGATGAGTATTTATATAATGAATTTATAGAAAAAATAAATAATGAATATCAAATTATTAATTGTGGGTACAAAATGACAGGTGAAGACTTTGGTTTTATTGCTGAAAAATATCCATCATTAATGTTTTGGCTGGGGACGAAAGTTGATAAAAAATTTGGGTTACATTCCCCTTATTTTTTGCCAGATGATAGTATAATAAACATAGGAATCGAAATCTTCAAAAAAATTTTAAAATAA